Genomic segment of Blastocatellia bacterium:
CGCATGCTGGTAGCTGGCCACTCTGAGCCGAAGACAACACGGTCTTTACCTAATTCCTTTACTGCCCAGACCGCCGGCCCGATTGAACTTTCAATCAACACATTTCCCACCTTACCTGCTGAAGCAATCGCGTGCTGATAAAGATTATTTAATCCCACATGCCCCATAATGAATGAGATTTCCGGGAAGCATCGTGCCAAGTCTAAAACCTGCCCGGGCATCGACCATGGCTCATTCCCAGAGTGAATATAAACGGGGACGCCATACTGAGCGGCTTTCTCAAGAATCGGGTCTAGATTCGGCTCAAGCAGTAAACAATAGCCGTCTGCCATCGGATGAAGGCGAATGCCCTTGAATCCTTTCTCTCCGATGTAGAAATCGAGCTGCTCAACTGCATCGTCATCCCAAGGATTGATCCGGACAAAGCCAATGAGCCTATCTGGATATCTGGCTACGGCCTGCAAAACTTCCATATTCATTTGATGAATCATGTGGGGAAAACCATCACCTGAGACACAAGCTTGAGTAATGCCGCAGGCATCCATGACCCGCATTAAATCCTCGGCTCCATAATGCCGCTCGGTCAGATAGCAGATGAGGCTACTGCTGCCGAGGTGACAGTTGGCATCAAGAATCAGCGAGGGATGATTGAAAACTTTATTGTCCATAAATATGGACTGGCTTCCTTTATTCTAGCCGTACCATTATAGGAGAAGCACGGATGTAGTCAAGAATTGATTGACATGTCTATCATTTTTTGTTCATAATTCTGGACGGGTTTTTATTTTTTTGAACTCAAGTTATGGCGACCCGGAGCCGAAAACCTATGGTCGAAAAAAAGACGCCAATAGTGTCCTCCGTCAAACGAGCGTTAAGCATCATTGAAATGCTCGCCCATTCAAAGCGAGGGATGAGCATCTCTGATGTGAGCCGTAGGCTTCGCATACCAAAGAGCACAACTCATTGCATTGTAGTCACGTTGGAGAAGACAGGGTATCTCGAAAAGAATGAGCGCACGGGAAAGTACTCCCTTGGTCTGAAACTCTTCGGACTGGGGAGCCTTGTTCTGAGCCAACTGGAACTCCGCGAACAGGCATTACCTTATTTGAGACAGCTGATGGAGCAAACCAAATTGACGACGCACCTGGCCATCCTGGAGCAGGGAGAGGCTGTCTATGTTGAGAAAGTAGAAGCTCCTGGTCTGGTGAAGATTGATACGTGGGTGGGTCGGCGAATGGA
This window contains:
- a CDS encoding amidohydrolase family protein, with amino-acid sequence MDNKVFNHPSLILDANCHLGSSSLICYLTERHYGAEDLMRVMDACGITQACVSGDGFPHMIHQMNMEVLQAVARYPDRLIGFVRINPWDDDAVEQLDFYIGEKGFKGIRLHPMADGYCLLLEPNLDPILEKAAQYGVPVYIHSGNEPWSMPGQVLDLARCFPEISFIMGHVGLNNLYQHAIASAGKVGNVLIESSIGPAVWAVKELGKDRVVFGSEWPATSMRCQLAKIQDADLTEEEKRCVLGGNLRRLLNLGESPGDSPHRALPA